In Deferribacteraceae bacterium V6Fe1, one genomic interval encodes:
- a CDS encoding sulfurtransferase, whose amino-acid sequence MSKSFKKLTLLVSVFALFIFASCAQKAQVKPEGENAKGPSIMEQVKAAGFEIVDYDYVKAKVGNGLRKFNQVVIIDARPERKYASGHIPSAINIPDTKFDKFYPQLDELKVTKDTELIVYCGGFNCIKSYNDAKYLRDKGFKNIKVYLAGDPDWSQKNFMEISFEYAKSLLSKGVMFVDARPDRVYAKGTIPGAINIPDTKFLKDPAPFMSMLPTDKNTQIVVFCGGYACVKSHKVAEKLYEMGYKKVLVYAGGEPEWKEKGEQILKPGEKADTAAAKATAPTSSAIKVGADEGTVDKEYFKSLIDSRPDNIVIVDVRSPSEFQAGHVNGAINIPVDDMYKDCNNVTTKLPKDKYVIFMCATGGRAGEMYFGLKEDCKYPDMSRLYFLDAHVDYSSGKCEIK is encoded by the coding sequence ATGTCAAAAAGTTTCAAAAAGCTCACTCTTTTAGTATCCGTATTTGCACTCTTTATTTTTGCAAGTTGTGCCCAGAAAGCACAAGTAAAGCCAGAAGGGGAAAATGCTAAAGGCCCATCCATTATGGAGCAGGTCAAAGCAGCCGGATTTGAGATAGTAGATTATGACTATGTTAAAGCAAAAGTAGGTAACGGGCTTAGAAAATTTAATCAAGTAGTCATCATTGATGCAAGACCTGAAAGAAAATACGCCTCAGGCCACATTCCAAGTGCAATCAACATACCTGACACAAAGTTTGACAAGTTTTACCCTCAGCTTGATGAGCTTAAAGTAACCAAAGATACCGAATTAATCGTTTACTGTGGAGGATTTAATTGCATCAAAAGTTACAATGATGCTAAGTACCTAAGAGACAAAGGCTTTAAAAATATCAAAGTGTATCTTGCAGGTGACCCTGACTGGTCACAGAAAAATTTTATGGAAATCAGTTTTGAATACGCAAAGTCACTTTTAAGCAAAGGTGTAATGTTTGTAGATGCAAGACCAGACAGAGTTTATGCAAAAGGAACCATTCCCGGTGCGATCAACATTCCTGACACTAAATTTTTAAAAGACCCAGCACCCTTTATGAGCATGCTCCCAACAGATAAAAACACTCAGATAGTTGTATTCTGCGGTGGATACGCATGCGTAAAATCTCACAAAGTTGCTGAAAAATTATATGAAATGGGTTACAAAAAAGTATTGGTTTATGCCGGTGGAGAGCCTGAATGGAAAGAAAAAGGCGAACAAATTTTAAAGCCGGGTGAAAAAGCTGATACAGCAGCAGCTAAAGCTACAGCTCCAACTTCATCTGCAATCAAAGTAGGTGCAGATGAAGGCACTGTTGACAAAGAATATTTTAAATCTCTAATCGACAGCAGACCCGACAATATCGTTATAGTAGACGTTAGATCTCCTTCAGAGTTTCAAGCCGGCCATGTAAACGGTGCAATCAACATCCCTGTTGATGATATGTATAAAGATTGCAATAATGTTACTACAAAATTACCAAAGGACAAATATGTAATCTTTATGTGCGCAACCGGTGGACGTGCAGGTGAAATGTATTTCGGTCTGAAGGAAGACTGTAAATATCCTGATATGAGCAGACTTTATTTTTTAGATGCCCATGTTGATTATTCCAGCGGGAAATGTGAAATTAAATAA
- a CDS encoding glycosyltransferase gives MFKSVPVLCYHKVSYAGGITPERFCEHLEYLQSNGFKTISAEMLYNFMLNNIKLPNKSVVITFDDCSLDNWIYAIPLLNKYNFSGIFFAITNFIGDGQKRPQFPNKNLPEILDAKTSFINVLKDSDKTQFMNKDEIYSAVRDFGHEVYSHSVNHQMCFKSMKLIGNYPEKFHWGIYGIYNEVKQGTKYFDKGSAYAYDGFWPIEQNGRVIFKKRNTEERYRFCLKEFKESKNCLENILNKSIDFFCWPWGQFDKVSTQALKDAGYKGSFTLERFPNSYGTNPFYINRIGVGDKNDIKWLHQKLKIYSNKITATIFFKKFKKQKELNKILFITDSNKYSSGGIRQLTYNIESLYNCGLDIYLISKKNAEINNMVSGFCKNIYHADFKYKILDAFNLLNTVKKENIDIIHTYHNGGHKLGFWLTLLNFKKNKLFVNRGVLNKPNNLFYYVNPIVNAFTCNSIACMNVLKSRFIKKSKINLIYNHIKAKDVPIKIKHHNIPYLCYIGNDNPVKGFDIFNSIFTELRKKSEIKAYAVGIDANKVKINVHNDIKLVGETKDVYKYLLKSDIFVLTSRSESFPNVILEAMNAGLPIIASRVGAVPEIIIDNKMGYICDSKNQFIEKINYLISDKDLRESMGRYNSVILTANFDVHAKAEKLLRVYCGESYVDKILEM, from the coding sequence GTGTTTAAAAGTGTACCTGTATTATGTTACCACAAAGTTTCATATGCTGGAGGGATAACTCCGGAAAGATTTTGTGAGCATCTTGAATATCTACAAAGCAACGGTTTTAAAACCATTTCTGCAGAGATGTTATACAACTTTATGTTAAATAACATAAAATTACCTAACAAGTCTGTTGTAATTACATTTGACGACTGTTCATTAGATAACTGGATATACGCAATCCCTTTGCTTAATAAATATAATTTCAGTGGTATTTTCTTTGCAATTACAAACTTTATAGGAGATGGACAGAAGAGACCTCAATTCCCAAATAAAAATTTACCTGAAATTTTAGATGCCAAAACTTCATTTATCAATGTATTAAAAGATTCAGACAAAACACAATTTATGAATAAAGATGAAATTTACTCTGCAGTACGTGACTTTGGGCATGAAGTATATAGCCATTCTGTTAACCATCAAATGTGTTTTAAATCTATGAAACTAATTGGTAATTATCCAGAAAAATTTCATTGGGGAATTTACGGAATATATAATGAAGTAAAACAGGGAACAAAGTACTTTGATAAAGGCTCAGCATATGCTTACGATGGATTTTGGCCCATTGAACAAAATGGAAGAGTGATATTTAAAAAAAGAAATACAGAAGAAAGATACCGCTTTTGCCTTAAAGAGTTCAAAGAAAGTAAGAATTGCCTAGAAAATATTCTAAACAAATCAATTGACTTTTTCTGCTGGCCATGGGGTCAATTTGACAAAGTCTCAACGCAGGCATTAAAAGATGCTGGATATAAAGGAAGTTTCACTCTTGAACGATTTCCTAACTCATATGGAACCAATCCTTTTTATATAAATCGCATAGGGGTTGGTGATAAAAATGATATAAAGTGGCTGCATCAAAAGCTTAAAATTTACTCAAACAAAATCACAGCTACAATATTTTTTAAAAAGTTTAAAAAGCAAAAAGAATTAAATAAGATTTTATTCATTACAGATTCCAATAAATATTCTTCAGGAGGAATTCGTCAATTAACCTATAACATTGAATCGCTATATAATTGCGGATTAGATATCTATTTAATAAGTAAAAAAAATGCTGAAATAAATAATATGGTTTCTGGATTTTGTAAAAATATTTACCACGCTGACTTTAAATATAAAATATTGGATGCCTTTAATTTATTAAATACCGTTAAAAAGGAAAATATTGATATAATTCACACGTATCATAACGGAGGACACAAACTTGGGTTTTGGCTAACATTACTAAACTTTAAAAAAAACAAACTCTTCGTAAACAGAGGGGTATTAAATAAACCAAATAACCTTTTTTATTACGTTAACCCAATCGTAAATGCTTTTACTTGCAACTCAATTGCTTGTATGAATGTTTTAAAAAGTAGATTTATAAAAAAATCAAAAATAAATTTAATCTATAATCACATAAAAGCAAAAGATGTTCCGATTAAGATCAAGCATCATAATATTCCTTATTTATGCTATATTGGGAATGATAACCCAGTTAAAGGATTTGATATTTTTAATAGTATTTTTACTGAACTTAGAAAAAAGTCAGAAATAAAAGCTTACGCCGTGGGAATAGATGCAAATAAAGTAAAAATAAATGTTCATAATGATATAAAACTTGTTGGCGAAACAAAAGATGTCTATAAGTACCTTTTAAAAAGTGATATCTTCGTTTTAACTTCACGTTCTGAAAGTTTTCCTAACGTTATTTTGGAGGCTATGAATGCTGGTTTGCCAATTATTGCATCAAGAGTAGGCGCTGTACCTGAAATTATCATAGATAATAAGATGGGTTATATTTGTGATAGTAAAAATCAATTTATAGAAAAAATAAATTATCTTATCAGCGATAAAGACCTAAGAGAGTCGATGGGCAGATACAACTCCGTAATTTTAACAGCAAACTTTGATGTACATGCCAAGGCTGAAAAACTTTTAAGAGTATACTGTGGTGAATCTTACGTGGATAAAATTTTGGAAATGTAA
- a CDS encoding glycosyltransferase family 9 protein, which produces MKILIIQLYQIGDVVLTTPIPREIKNKYPDSEIHFLTTPMCNAILKYDKNIDKIFNITRDKNPLKTLKLIKDIKNEKYDYILDFQNNPRTMWISLLSNAKYRVTYSYTKRKFAYNTLIEPDKGTATQIKCSLLKSLDIHDYNIRPIIYPGEKEIENIKQYLKNNNVEDFVIVSPTHKGNTRRWPLDNYIKLAKYIHIKTGFKVIFSYGPNEDSYLAKIKKHKLYGSIFFTNAFSLSEFVALISLAKFHTGNDSSPFHMSVALNKPSFVILGASSEGWIFPSNEYRWIRKGLDCQPCKSNKCKYGDTIPCLKELSFEDIKDEFDKFLREVVGV; this is translated from the coding sequence ATGAAAATTCTTATAATTCAGTTGTACCAAATTGGTGACGTTGTGCTAACAACGCCAATACCAAGAGAAATTAAGAACAAATATCCGGATTCAGAAATCCATTTTTTAACTACACCAATGTGTAATGCAATACTTAAATATGATAAGAATATTGATAAAATATTTAACATTACAAGAGATAAAAATCCTTTAAAAACCTTAAAACTCATTAAAGATATAAAAAATGAAAAATATGATTACATCTTGGATTTTCAAAATAATCCTCGCACAATGTGGATATCTCTTTTATCAAATGCCAAGTATAGGGTTACTTATTCTTATACTAAGAGAAAATTTGCATATAACACACTTATTGAGCCTGATAAAGGTACAGCCACCCAAATAAAGTGCTCATTGCTTAAATCTTTAGATATTCATGATTATAACATTAGACCTATAATATATCCTGGTGAAAAAGAGATAGAAAATATTAAACAATATTTAAAAAATAATAATGTTGAAGATTTTGTAATAGTTTCACCTACACATAAAGGGAATACAAGAAGATGGCCATTAGATAATTATATAAAATTAGCAAAATATATTCATATAAAAACGGGTTTTAAGGTTATTTTTTCATACGGGCCAAATGAAGATAGTTATTTAGCCAAAATAAAAAAACACAAGCTTTACGGCAGCATATTTTTTACCAATGCATTTTCGTTATCAGAATTTGTCGCACTAATAAGTTTAGCTAAATTTCACACAGGCAACGATTCATCACCTTTTCATATGTCCGTTGCATTAAACAAACCATCTTTTGTCATACTTGGAGCATCAAGTGAAGGCTGGATTTTTCCTTCTAATGAATATAGATGGATTAGAAAGGGACTTGATTGTCAACCTTGTAAAAGCAATAAATGTAAATATGGAGACACAATTCCTTGTTTAAAAGAATTGAGTTTTGAAGATATCAAAGATGAATTTGATAAATTTTTAAGAGAGGTTGTTGGTGTTTAA
- a CDS encoding glycosyltransferase family 4 protein has protein sequence MVNKIVIFIRTFSQYGGVENFCYRFFNYLLKNGYDVKIVCGENKTNIKDESIIVLGLWRPGRFLKTLSFYIKSIKYLKKIKEKNTTIVAFGKVAGCDFYRTGSSSHLDFMIKSMKGYKGLSFLTKMLKRLLNPINYYDIYIERKIFKNKSTRFIAISNMVKNELINRFKIEENKITIINNSVNKDIFNKANILKLRKNKRSSLNLNNKKVIGFCSTNFELKGLSFLIKSLQYLPEDYVILVAGGRNPKKYIKLAKSINVEYRVHFLGKVKDMLAFYAMLDVFCHPSFYDTFGSVVAEAISCNIPVVTSKSVGAKDLIINGINGYVLEEINEELIAKYIQKCVELKSENFVDTALDDDKVFNNYLNIIKELA, from the coding sequence ATGGTAAATAAAATTGTAATATTTATCAGGACATTTTCACAGTACGGAGGTGTAGAAAATTTTTGTTACAGATTTTTTAATTACCTGTTAAAAAATGGCTATGATGTTAAAATTGTTTGTGGCGAAAATAAAACCAATATTAAAGATGAAAGTATTATAGTTTTGGGATTATGGAGACCTGGTAGATTTTTAAAAACGCTTAGTTTTTACATCAAGTCTATAAAATATTTAAAAAAAATCAAAGAAAAAAATACTACAATTGTTGCTTTTGGAAAAGTAGCTGGTTGTGATTTTTATCGTACTGGCAGTAGTTCACATTTGGATTTTATGATAAAGTCTATGAAAGGCTATAAAGGATTAAGTTTTTTGACTAAAATGCTAAAGAGATTATTAAACCCAATTAATTATTACGACATCTATATTGAAAGAAAAATTTTTAAGAATAAATCCACTAGATTTATTGCAATTTCTAACATGGTTAAAAATGAGCTTATTAATAGATTTAAAATAGAAGAAAATAAAATTACGATCATAAATAATAGTGTTAATAAAGATATCTTTAATAAAGCAAATATTCTCAAGTTAAGAAAAAACAAGCGTAGTAGTTTGAATTTGAATAATAAAAAAGTTATAGGTTTTTGCTCCACCAACTTTGAACTCAAAGGTCTATCTTTCTTAATAAAATCTCTACAATACTTGCCAGAAGATTATGTAATATTAGTAGCCGGTGGCAGAAACCCAAAAAAGTATATTAAATTGGCTAAAAGCATAAATGTTGAATATAGAGTACATTTTCTTGGAAAAGTAAAAGATATGTTAGCATTTTATGCAATGCTTGATGTATTTTGTCACCCTTCTTTTTATGATACTTTTGGGAGTGTTGTTGCCGAAGCAATATCTTGCAACATACCTGTTGTCACATCAAAATCTGTTGGTGCCAAAGATTTAATTATTAACGGTATAAACGGATATGTTTTGGAAGAAATAAACGAAGAACTTATTGCAAAGTATATTCAAAAATGTGTAGAATTAAAATCTGAAAATTTTGTCGACACAGCACTAGATGATGACAAAGTTTTTAATAACTATTTAAATATCATAAAGGAACTTGCATGA
- a CDS encoding glycosyltransferase yields MKVAIVVGGLPFGGIENLIFDISMACKNRDNIEVIIINISGTGEKINDFIENGIKVINLFNSKNGLKVYKISTIMKLRKLIKELNPDIIHTMQFSGDYFGRLASIRLKIPIITHIHNIKRERHLHRRIINKLLSYKTNLYISVSKSVKDLVEKDHNIAGRKNIVLYNAINLGSFVCKDKRIDDNNINLIAVGRLVPQKNFHSLIKAFAELRKCYSNLFLIIVGEGKERNNLERLAKELNVEKYVDFVGYQKNVASYYENSHIFVLPSEYEGLPITHIEAIACGLPAVISENVPSKEIASKCSLICNTNPTSIKNNIEKLLNDKGLYKQLAEEAKILKETLEIKNYVENLISIYKETIKEYGK; encoded by the coding sequence ATGAAAGTAGCTATTGTTGTTGGTGGATTGCCATTTGGCGGCATAGAAAACCTTATTTTTGATATTTCTATGGCTTGCAAAAATAGGGATAATATTGAAGTAATTATTATAAACATTTCAGGAACAGGAGAAAAAATTAATGATTTTATTGAAAATGGTATAAAGGTCATTAATTTGTTTAATTCAAAAAATGGGTTAAAAGTTTACAAAATATCAACAATTATGAAGCTTAGAAAATTAATCAAAGAGCTCAATCCTGACATCATACACACTATGCAATTTTCAGGGGATTACTTTGGTAGATTGGCTTCAATAAGACTTAAAATTCCTATCATAACTCACATACACAATATAAAAAGGGAAAGGCATTTGCATAGAAGAATAATTAACAAACTATTATCATATAAAACCAATTTATACATTTCAGTATCTAAATCAGTTAAGGATCTTGTTGAAAAAGATCATAATATAGCTGGCAGAAAGAATATTGTTTTGTACAATGCTATCAATTTAGGTAGTTTTGTCTGTAAAGATAAAAGGATAGATGATAATAACATAAATTTGATAGCTGTTGGTAGACTGGTACCACAAAAAAACTTTCATTCTCTTATTAAAGCGTTTGCGGAATTGAGAAAATGTTATAGTAATTTATTTTTGATAATAGTTGGAGAGGGGAAAGAAAGGAATAACTTAGAAAGGTTAGCAAAAGAGTTAAATGTTGAAAAGTATGTGGATTTTGTAGGTTATCAAAAAAATGTAGCGTCTTACTATGAAAACTCTCATATTTTTGTTTTACCATCTGAGTATGAAGGACTCCCTATTACTCATATTGAGGCTATTGCTTGCGGGTTACCTGCTGTTATTTCAGAAAATGTACCATCTAAAGAGATTGCATCTAAATGTTCTCTTATTTGTAATACGAATCCTACTAGTATAAAAAATAACATTGAAAAATTATTGAATGATAAAGGCCTATATAAACAACTAGCAGAAGAAGCTAAAATATTAAAAGAAACTTTAGAAATTAAAAATTATGTTGAAAATTTGATATCTATTTATAAGGAAACAATAAAAGAATATGGTAAATAA
- a CDS encoding glycosyltransferase family 2 protein, producing MNSITDNILLSICIPIYNAEKYLPNLFGYLISFNENDVEIVLVDDFSKDNSYKLCLDFSKSRKNVKVVKNSKNLGPAHTYNKAIYLAQGKYIQVCDCDDIIFFEGVIEALEIALKNNAFIVVQPHEEIMIDGTVKTNTPEKIYNGNSMLRKFWEKCNPLLWGLLIRKDIILSNNLNLPPIRMGHDKYFIRNYISLSLNYPEFPICYSSKISYRHVNRIDSITNKDFKNKVEDLMLEFEYAFLQGLTFAKKGLFDYSFMCDSLKKNEASTYLRALYKSASHSRVLVEYKRLKYILGTSNRMKKQFLRALPLGLIQLLIGR from the coding sequence ATGAATAGTATTACTGATAATATTTTGTTATCCATATGTATCCCTATATATAATGCTGAAAAATATCTCCCAAACCTATTTGGGTATTTAATTAGCTTTAACGAAAATGATGTTGAAATAGTCTTAGTAGATGATTTTAGTAAAGACAATAGCTATAAGCTCTGTTTAGATTTTTCAAAAAGCCGTAAAAATGTTAAAGTTGTAAAAAATAGTAAGAATCTTGGACCGGCTCATACTTATAACAAGGCAATCTATTTAGCACAAGGGAAATATATTCAAGTCTGCGATTGTGATGATATAATATTTTTTGAAGGAGTCATTGAAGCACTTGAAATAGCTCTTAAAAATAATGCTTTCATAGTAGTTCAACCTCACGAAGAAATTATGATAGATGGAACTGTAAAAACAAATACGCCAGAAAAGATCTACAATGGTAATTCTATGTTAAGGAAATTTTGGGAAAAGTGTAACCCATTGTTATGGGGGCTTTTAATAAGAAAAGATATCATTTTAAGCAATAACTTAAATCTCCCTCCCATAAGAATGGGGCACGACAAGTATTTTATAAGAAATTACATCTCCTTATCTTTAAATTACCCAGAATTTCCAATATGCTACTCATCAAAAATTTCATATAGACACGTTAATAGAATTGATAGTATCACAAACAAGGACTTCAAAAATAAGGTAGAAGATCTTATGTTAGAATTTGAATACGCTTTTTTGCAGGGACTGACTTTTGCAAAGAAAGGTTTATTTGACTATTCATTCATGTGTGATAGTCTCAAAAAAAATGAGGCTTCTACATATTTAAGAGCTCTATACAAATCGGCTTCACACTCAAGAGTCTTGGTAGAATATAAAAGGTTAAAATATATTTTAGGCACTTCGAATAGAATGAAGAAGCAGTTTTTAAGGGCTTTGCCATTAGGATTGATTCAGCTTCTTATAGGGAGGTAA
- a CDS encoding O-antigen ligase family protein has product MVEYFMYIFSLSHFISISATQIAFGILLLFFIKDIVKGNKNIFLDKIVILFILFIVWTTLSKFVNYENFSSVSKLIKKSFSWWHYLIFFVTWYLFKEKKLKVSNAFNFLMLGAFLSSCYAIYELIKKLTPRADGFFTHALTYGNTISLIIILVFVILITKSYTTKIELYSYVLLFILYYASLMLTLSRGPILFTTITLLIILAMKYRSKGILFSLFIVFLFASLISTNDTFKNRFNDFFNDSYNVSTTSFGTRIVLWKSSLEIIKDNPVFGIGNNIRKYFDKYIDVPVSSKAHSHNSYLTLAIYHGIPALVILMTILGTLLYRFYKSDDQFTKLAGIGVIVAYMLDGLTENNFGDTEVLMLFCFIVGALYSKSGKIKS; this is encoded by the coding sequence ATGGTTGAATACTTTATGTATATTTTTAGTTTGTCACATTTTATATCAATAAGTGCAACTCAAATAGCGTTCGGGATTCTTTTGTTATTTTTTATTAAAGATATTGTCAAAGGAAATAAAAACATCTTTTTAGATAAAATTGTTATCTTATTCATTTTATTTATTGTTTGGACAACATTATCAAAATTTGTAAACTATGAAAACTTTAGCAGTGTTAGTAAACTAATAAAGAAATCTTTTAGCTGGTGGCACTACCTGATATTTTTTGTAACATGGTATTTATTTAAAGAAAAAAAGTTAAAGGTATCTAATGCTTTTAACTTCTTAATGCTTGGTGCTTTTTTATCCTCATGCTATGCAATATATGAATTAATAAAGAAACTTACCCCAAGGGCAGATGGTTTTTTTACTCATGCTCTGACTTATGGCAATACTATTTCACTAATAATCATTTTAGTTTTTGTCATACTAATAACTAAGTCATATACAACAAAAATAGAATTGTATTCGTATGTATTATTATTCATACTATATTATGCCTCTCTAATGTTAACTCTTTCAAGAGGTCCGATACTTTTTACAACAATAACGCTATTGATAATACTTGCAATGAAATATAGAAGTAAAGGCATACTGTTTTCTTTATTTATAGTATTTCTCTTTGCCAGCTTAATATCTACCAATGATACTTTCAAAAATAGATTCAATGACTTTTTTAATGATTCGTATAATGTTTCAACTACTTCATTTGGCACAAGAATAGTACTTTGGAAAAGCTCTCTTGAGATAATTAAAGATAATCCAGTTTTTGGAATAGGCAATAATATAAGAAAATATTTTGATAAATATATAGATGTGCCAGTTAGCTCAAAGGCCCACTCTCATAATTCATACTTAACATTGGCAATTTATCATGGTATCCCTGCTCTTGTAATACTAATGACAATATTAGGCACGCTATTGTATAGATTTTACAAATCTGATGACCAATTTACTAAATTAGCAGGGATAGGGGTAATAGTTGCTTACATGCTTGACGGATTGACAGAAAACAATTTTGGCGACACGGAAGTCTTAATGCTTTTTTGCTTTATTGTTGGAGCTCTATATTCAAAATCAGGAAAAATAAAATCATGA
- a CDS encoding glycosyltransferase family 2 protein, producing MKLKLSATIITFNEEQNLERCLKSLDFVDEIIVVDSGSTDKTIEIAKKYTDKVYINKFEGYGQQKNFASNLAKNDIIFSIDADEEVSVELKKYLLEHVDDIFSQGYSAVVTPRRTFYLGKFIKNSGWYPDYKIRIYDKNVCFWDDKSVHESLVCGEKIFYIPKNCDLYHYSYKNIEDHINKMNKYTTILGKEKSKLSNLSILLNLFTKPPLKFIKMYFLKGGIFEGYRGLIIAILGSFYEVLKYIKAWECKNG from the coding sequence ATGAAATTAAAACTTTCGGCGACAATTATAACTTTTAATGAAGAACAAAATTTGGAAAGATGTCTTAAGTCTCTGGATTTTGTAGATGAAATTATCGTAGTTGACTCCGGAAGCACTGATAAGACAATAGAAATAGCCAAAAAATATACTGATAAGGTGTATATTAATAAGTTTGAAGGGTATGGACAGCAAAAAAATTTTGCCTCTAATTTAGCAAAAAATGATATCATATTTTCAATTGATGCTGATGAAGAAGTTTCGGTAGAGCTAAAAAAATATCTGTTAGAGCATGTAGATGATATTTTCTCCCAGGGTTATTCCGCTGTTGTAACCCCAAGGCGGACCTTTTATCTTGGCAAATTCATTAAAAACAGCGGTTGGTATCCTGATTATAAAATAAGGATTTATGACAAAAATGTCTGCTTTTGGGATGATAAATCGGTGCATGAATCTTTAGTCTGCGGAGAAAAAATATTTTACATCCCTAAAAATTGTGACCTTTATCACTATTCATATAAAAATATTGAAGACCACATTAATAAAATGAATAAGTACACAACAATTTTAGGAAAAGAAAAAAGTAAACTGAGTAATCTAAGTATACTGCTAAATTTATTTACTAAACCCCCTTTAAAGTTTATAAAAATGTACTTTTTAAAAGGCGGAATTTTTGAAGGTTACAGAGGGCTTATTATTGCCATTTTAGGCAGTTTTTATGAAGTATTAAAATATATAAAAGCTTGGGAGTGCAAAAATGGTTGA
- a CDS encoding glycosyltransferase family 4 protein — MVKILHVDTGKEWRGGQRQALLLHKGLLENGFESYLVANSKGELINKFDKNILPFDFKGEVNPLSILNLTKIINKIKPDIVHSHDAHSLTPLVIIKMLGKDFKLLHTRRVDFSVKKNLFSTLKYTNKYVNKIIAISEAIKNILINDGIDGNKIEIIYSGVEFKNPDNYECPDDLKKILEGHYIVGCIANFADHKDHKTLIKAFNKLFELRKDVKLLLIGDGPLFNEVVDFAKALPCFGNIVFAGFRKDVYSCLKCMDIFAMTSKEEGLCTSIIDALSFGLPVIATKAGGIPELILDNINGLLCNVKSHEDVFSKLMYIIDNEDIFKKLKSNTHKTIEEFSNNKMVDKYIKLYYKLAGEV, encoded by the coding sequence ATGGTTAAAATACTTCATGTAGATACAGGGAAAGAGTGGAGAGGCGGGCAAAGGCAGGCTTTACTGCTTCACAAAGGGCTTTTGGAAAATGGTTTTGAAAGTTACTTGGTCGCCAACAGTAAAGGGGAGTTGATTAACAAGTTTGATAAAAATATCTTACCTTTTGATTTTAAAGGGGAAGTTAATCCTCTCAGTATTTTAAATCTAACGAAAATTATTAATAAAATAAAACCTGATATCGTACATTCACATGATGCTCATTCACTAACACCTCTTGTTATTATAAAAATGCTCGGAAAAGATTTTAAGCTGCTACATACAAGACGAGTTGATTTCTCAGTAAAGAAAAATCTTTTTAGTACACTCAAATATACAAACAAGTATGTTAATAAAATTATCGCCATATCAGAAGCAATAAAAAATATTTTAATAAATGACGGAATTGATGGTAACAAGATTGAAATTATATATAGTGGTGTAGAATTTAAAAATCCTGATAATTATGAATGCCCGGATGACTTGAAAAAAATCTTGGAAGGGCATTATATTGTTGGCTGCATCGCAAATTTTGCAGACCACAAAGACCATAAAACATTAATTAAGGCTTTTAATAAGCTATTTGAATTGAGGAAGGATGTAAAACTTTTATTAATTGGTGATGGACCTCTTTTTAATGAAGTAGTCGATTTTGCAAAAGCTTTACCATGTTTTGGCAATATTGTTTTTGCTGGTTTTAGAAAAGATGTATATTCATGTTTGAAATGTATGGATATATTTGCTATGACATCAAAAGAGGAAGGGCTTTGCACATCAATTATAGATGCTTTAAGCTTTGGACTACCAGTAATTGCAACAAAAGCTGGTGGGATACCGGAGTTGATTTTAGACAATATAAACGGGCTATTATGCAATGTTAAAAGCCATGAAGATGTTTTCTCTAAACTAATGTATATCATTGATAATGAAGATATTTTTAAAAAACTAAAAAGTAATACCCACAAAACAATAGAAGAATTTTCAAATAATAAAATGGTTGATAAGTATATTAAGCTTTACTACAAATTAGCAGGTGAAGTGTAG